GAGAAGGTGCAAAGCTAAATGATGGACTAATGCAAGAAATTGCTTTGAAATTTCGAGTTTTGTGTGAAATCTTACTTGTGTTAACTTCATCGCCTCCCAAGTGGACGAATTTGTACTTGAAGATCTTGTTGAAATCTGAAAAGCAGTGAACCAAACTAATGTTGGTTGATCACAGACTGATGGTGTTTCCGGGATGAGAGGGTGGCGTTTCTAGGAGTAGAAACGGAACGTACCTGAGAGGATCCCATCGATCAATTTGAAGGTGAACTCGTTGCTGACATCAAGTGGCTGCTTGCAGTCCTTTGAAGGCCATAATTCAGGATATCCAACCCCCCTAAAAATCAAGAATCTAAGTTTATCATGCTAGCTCGAATTCACGTGTTTTTATGAGAATTTCATGAAAAAGGCAGTAAATTTTAGTCCGGTTCAAGATCGATGTTGTTGATCTATGATCAAAATTTGTATGCTTGGACAAGTGATGAAGATGTTGAGGAACAGTACCATGATTCAGCATGGCCAGGAACGTCGATTTCAGCCAACACGTTGATCCCTCGTCTCTTGGCATAACTGCATTGCCAGCAACGAAAAATTAAGGTACGTTCTGTGCAGTGTTTTCGTGCTCTCACGATAAAAGGGTTCTATTTACTTACTTACCTAACAATCTCTTCACCATCAGCAAACGTGTAGCGTTCTGGAACGGAATATGCTCCATACCACAGCTTCGGATACGATGGTAGCTCGAGTGGGAAGGATTGTGTATCTACAATATGCCAATGCAGCACGTTCTGCGATCAGTACGATTCAcaacagaaaaaaaagagtCAGATTTGGCAGCAAAAGCCTTCTTTGGCCTATTTTCTTCTATCAAATACTATGAAAGAATCGGACGGCCCTTTGAGTCACGATACTTACTAGCTTGGCGTAAGCCATTGAGTCGATGACCTTCTTTATAACCGGAACAGGCAGATAGTGCCTTGAAGTATCTACATGACACGAGCAATTAAACACAACAGATCAAaagaatttgagagagaatggaTCTTAGAGCTTGGATTTTTTGAGGCTCTCACCTATCAAAAGGCCTCGATAAGAGAACCTCGGCTGATCAACGATGGTCCATGGGACTTGATGGACCTGAATCCCTCTTGATGAAATGTTGTAGTGGCAAACTTGGCTAAATGTCTGTCACATTTTATACATATTCAGCATTTTTACCCTTTAGATACATgtaataaattgtaaaattgtaataaattggaaaaaaaaaactatagaTATTGAGACTTTGAAAATGAATGGCAAACCTCCAGTCCATGTAACGCTCCATAAACAGTTTTTGCCTGCAAAAACACAATGATTCTTAAATCATTTTCAGAAATAGTTAGATATGAGAAATTGAGATATTGTCACAAGCATTATTAGTCCAAATTGCTAGTTTTGTCTTGCTGAAAAAGACGAACTCGCGGCCTAAACTTCCAAGTTCTTAATATACACGACACGATATGATTCTGTTTCGGAGACAGAATGTTCCGTAGTGCACACCTCAATATGTGCATAAAGTGGATTTCCCTTAGCCGGGACGTGCAGCTCGTACGACTCATCTGTTCCGTGCTGCAACTGCATCGTACATGACCAAATATTAACATAGAAATCTAAAACACAAAAGCATGAAAATCCATTTGAAATGACTATTTTTGCAGAAATAAGTTACTAATTGGTTAGACTGCTTAGACATTTTGAAGATATGTGACAGTATAATAATGTAAACGACTGATGACTACTGCAGCatctaaaaattcaaaaacaacgAAACGAATAAATAGAGGTGTGCTCGATTAAACTGTGATTCACACAGAAAGGTACCTCATCAGAAGGTGAGGAAACAACTACATGAATTCCTTTCAGCACCAACGAAGGGTCAATCTTGGAAGCGTGAAACTCGAGCTCATGAGTTGATCTGAGGAGGTCTAGAGACCTCTTGAACGCGTCCTTGAGAATCGAGGAAGCATCAGCAAACTTGCTTCCATCGGTCCTCAGCTCAAACTCATCGCTGAGATGGAGATTTCCATATCCGTAGCTCACGAATTTAGGCATCGGCCATATGTTCAAGCGACTGATATCGACTGCATTAGCCGATATCGCGAAAACACACACCAAATGCCAAAGAAATATGCCTTCTAGCCTTGTCATTCCCATCCTACAACCAATGCAGTGTGATTTTTTCAGCATTTTTGGCTACAATAAATCAAATTCTACTCTTATTTCcatatatttaaaagaaaatgctTTCATTTATTGCAGCTGGATACCAAATGTATGTACACTCCTCTAATGATCCCTCAATTAGGAAAAAGTATATTTCTTTACAAAAAGTTGTATTTGCTACAAAAGGAAGGAGGGAGCAATGCAGTGTGATTTTTTCAACAGTTTGGctacaaaaaatcaaattcttgtttcttttttccagatatttaaaacatgcttttatTTATGGCAGTTAAATCCTTCAATCAggaaaaagtttatttttttccaaaaaaaagttgtATTTGCTGCAAAAGAAGATATTTTCATGAAATCACCATAAATGCATCTCATCTGCAgcattataattaattcatcacTACACATCACAATCAATGAAAATCATCCCAATAATCCCAATTCACACACCACAATGTACACTCAACAACTCCTCATCAAATTCAGCATTcagaaacacaaaaaaaagaagcaataAACAAAGCAAgaatcacaaaaaaatgtgaagaaaaaagaaaaaagatagcACCTTTAAACTTTCAAGAAAGCCCCACAATTTCTTTCCTCTCCCAACAATATGAATAAAGATTGAAACTTTAACAGAGGTTTTGGAATCAAGAATCTTGAATCCCCACAGAGATGAAAATGCAAGCTGCTTTTTTGGGCTGAGTTAAAATTAAAGCAGCAAAGAATAATTGAAAATGGCAAAACACATTATTGTTCAACTAACCAAAACATATATCTCCATCCCTCAATTCCTATATTGAAATGTGATAACACTAacattcaatatatatataaacatgcatacaaataaaaaaaaaacacctcCACTGTGTGTGATGTGAAGCTGTGGGTGGTGAGACTGGTGGCGACAAGCTGACAAAACAAATGAAGGattatatgttttttctttaataaagaTGTCTTTTTTAATTGATGGTGAAGGATTTCAATGCTGGTAGTTAATTAGGTGCagagaattaaataaagtcTCCCGCCTTTATGGTTTATCTGCCGACAATTTCAGTGgctattttatgattttgcagtttttggaaaaattctcaattatgcaattttaaaaaatggttagtttatgatattttgaaaatttctcaatttttccatgatataaaattttagcGTGCTACACTGAACGTTTTATTtataacatactccctccgtctccgattaagaatcacattttgaccgggcacgggttttaagaaatgtaaaaaaaaattggttgaaaaagttagtggaatgtgggacccactttttttatattagttttataataaaatgtgagtgaagtgagttagtggtacttaccatttatggtaaaaatgaagtgtgactcttaattagggacggacgaaatggaaaagtgtgactcttaatcggggacggagggagtatatttttcatcTGCAACATCATgagacaattaaaaaaattgtcaaatttataataaaatcagacaattttaaaaattgtgggATTGATCAAACTTATGACTTATCAATCTCACCATATATTTGTTGTTTCATTATCTGTaatttttggatgaaaattgaatcacttttaatttagCACTTTATAAAGTGATAAAATAAGTAGTAGTTGCATAAAGTGATAAAATAAGTAGTACTTGCAATCTTGCATTATTGTGGCGTGCATTcctaattgaatattttattgaattttggtaaaagtgtaatagaaatgagtcactcaccccttaGAAGGGgataggatcatcaccaagcagATGTGAGATAAGATATTAGAAATTTAACACGCCCTTTTACATGTGGGCCGAAATGACActcggacttccatcacgtgggtaggcaagagaatAGATAAAGAGATAATCCATCATCGTTgggcccgctctgataccatattagaaatgagccactcaccccttaaaagacTTTATAAGGAGGAGGGTTATCCATCCTTATATAGAAGAggtaggatcatcaccaagccgacgTAGGacaaaatattagaaatttaaCAAAGTGATTTATTAGTGAACAGTTAAATGTTTCAAATTTGCAGTTAGTTATATAGTGGAATTTAGGCAGTGATATTTTAATGGGCATAAACCTTGGGACTTGTTATGTTTCGGttataacattataaaaaGGACTTAAAATATGTCGAGATTAGGAACAAATGTTTTGTCCGTACGTTTACTACAGAGTAAATCTAGAGCTTAATTTAGTAGTACTCCTCATTCAAGTTTTTAACCGctaaatttggttttaataaaaaaatagtagtaataaaatatggatGTTACAGCCCCACAACTTACATCAAGTATAACTAATAATGCAACCGTATTTATTTGAAGGTTTTATTCTCATCATTTCTCATATTTGACTTCACGGTTACGTTTTGTTGAACTAATAAATGTTTTGAACCAAATAATGTAAGCTCTACATAACAACCCATTTTACTActatcacaaaaaataatactagcaGCATAAAAAATTAGGTAGTAAGTATTAAATAAGTTGGTAAGTCTAaccttttactttttatcattCACTCTTCGCCACAATATTCGAAACAATAGTAATTGGAAATAActgttttagaaaataatcatCACCATATATACGAAAATTTGGAAGAGGATCTGGTAACACCATGATGAATTTGTATGTTTAGCTACTTTAACACACTGTAACAAGTATTGTACTTATACAATAATCAACATAATCAAAGAATAAATCGAAAGTTAAATCCCTCGAAATCGAACTAACCTCCAATCTTACCATTAAAGTTGTACTTTTctagtaaaataaatgtatgCAATTTGTTGGGAGTCAacattgtattaaaaatatgatttgatTATAACTGTACCTACAATTCTTTATATAATTGGATTAGCCTTTTAGAAAAGTGGTAATCGTTAATGGACAAATGATGCGTAGAATTCCACTCTAACGTCGCCATTACACGTTAATTAAGTAAGTACTATTATTGGATATTGCCAACAAGACATAGCTGAAGCAGAAAatgctaatttttttaatttattcaagattatattattaggtggaacataaattaaaaaacatcACACTCCCATTAGCTAGAGGTctggtttttaaaatttaagctTCTGCGTTAGTATAGTctacatttaaatataaatagaaatagttcttttttttttcccttcagTTTTTGGGAGAAAATTCTGCTGATTTCGACTGCTTTTAACAGTTCGAAATATATCATGAACtccaatttttcaatttcaaatgcaGCATTGCATCTATAAATACGTAGACAGTTCGAGTACAGTTCGTTCGAGCAATTCCTACACCTCTCTCCGAGATTAGTGATACTCGGTTTTAACCGGGCAGACAGTTCTGCCAGGACCGGAACCCGAACCGTGATTTCATGGTCAAACCGTAACCGTACTCTCGGTTCAACCGGCCAGTTACAGTTCAGCTAAAACCAGAGATGTTTGGATTTTCAAACAACCCCAAAGCCCAGAAACgaaaacaaaaaggaaaaaggaaagagaagaaattatttttggaaaaaaggaGTGATCCACAGCAAGCAGAAAGAGCTTACAATCAGAGGATCAATGCCTGAAGTGCCTGACATTGGTGAAGGCAAGTGAAACTCCATACTTGTTGCAGCAATCGATAGCGTCGGCGTCCCTGATGCTGCCACCGGGCTCAGCAATGAAACCGATCCCACTTTTACATGCTTCTTCAACGGCGTCATTCCACGCTGTTACCACCCAAAAACTCGACTTAAGGTAGGTTCCGAATATGCAAGCAAGCTATTGATTGATGTGCCTGATTTCGACTAATTACTTCTCAAGGCAGACTAAAGTGCAAACTTACCGAATGGGAAGAAAGCATCGCTTGCCAATGCAGCTCCCTTGATTTCGTCCCCTGCTTTCTTCGTTGCTATTCTCAAACTCTCGAGACGGTTTGGCTGCCCACTTCCCATACCTAGCATACAATTATTCTGCAGAAAAAAGGGTAAGTACTCACTGGGAGTATTGAACAGTTCAAGCGCCAGATTTTAACGGAAAACTGGGAGTGCAAAGATGAACCTTTGCGATGACAATAGCATTGCTCTTCACGTGCTTGACACAAAGCCAGGCGAATTTCGCATCATTAAGTTCGTTTTCGAGTGGAGCCTTTTCTGAAACAATATTGAAGTTGATATCTTCTGGGGTCAGATCATCCGCGTCTTGTGCTAACCACCCACCACCAACTTGTCTCAAGGACAGCTTTCCTTTGATATTTTTACTCGCCTCAAGGATTCTCAATGTTTTGGACTTCCCACGAAGTACTTCAAGCCCCTTCTTGGTATATTTAGGAGCAACGACAATCTCATAAAACATACGAGTTTCACCATCAGTTGGACTCCTAAACTCTCGGATATCTTTTGCAAGAGCCTGCAAATATAGTGACACATGGTGTCGGCTTCTGGAAAGTTAGTGCAAagaaaataagatgacattttCTTGAGAAAAGAAAACGATATAAGATATGAAAATGGACATTACCTCGTCAACTTCAACATTGAAGGCAACAATGCCACCAAAAGCACTAACGGGATCAGCTTTGACAGCCAGCCTATAAGCTTCAATGATGTCATCACGCGATGCTACTCCACAGGGATTTGTGTGCTTAACAACCACACAGGTCGGCTTGCTAAACTCGCACACACAGTTCCACGCTGCATCTGCATCTAAATAGTTATTATATGACATTTCCTGCaagaaaaatggtaaaccaaAGTTTGAGAGAGAGACATTTTTATCATAGGATCGAAAGGCAGAATAAACATGGTCATTTAATGTGTGTACATATAAATCATACCCACAGAGTTACTGATGTAATGTTATATAACCAAAGATCACTCTCAAGGACTATGGGGGTATACCTTCCCATGGTGTTGGACAGAAGTTGCGATGCCACCAGCATTGACCTCTGCAAGAGACTTATCAACGTAAAATGCAGCCTTCTGATGAGGGTTTTCACCATACCGAAGTGAACTCTTGAGAGACAAAGGAACTGTCAGGCTGGGAGGAAATTTATCTGCAATGAAATATATggtcataaaaatatactcagACATTATCAAACTTTTGTTAAGCTTCTAGCCTAAGAGATGCTGTCATTCCTTTGgaatataacaaatttagTACAGTATGACTCAGCAGAAGTTTATTTGGTCATGAAATTAGATATTGATCTTTATGACGGATTAAtctgattttaatatatattgaagAGTACCTCCCTCAGTCTGCTTCCACAACCATTCTGAAACGGCAGAATCATAAGAAGCAACATGCTGAAAAGCTTTCCAAGCTAGCCTTCTCCGGAATTGCTCATCATCCCGACCTTCTTTGAGATATTCTAGGAGCTCTGGGTAATCACTGGAGTCGACTACAACCAAAACATCCTGGTGATTCTGTCAAcattaaaattgtgattagAAAAGTGATACGAAACAAAACCATGAGTTGAGTTGAATCATATTGCACTAGATTTGAAATGATATCTAGCTAAAGTTGTgttattaaaaacaattattaagCCCAGATAACCTTAGCAGCAGCTCTGATCATGGCAGGTCCACCAATATCAATGTTCTCAATTCCATCTTCAAAAGAAATTCCAGTTGAAGCGGAAACCTTGTCATAGAAGGGATATAAGTTCACAACTACAACATCAAATGTACCTACAGAAAAACGAAAAAACAGCTTATGAATAGATGATGAAAGTATTAGACAGCTGTTCAATAAAGACtattaaatagaaagttgTCAACATACCGATTCCATGATTATTCAAAGCTTCCATGTGGTGCTCTTGATCTCTTCTTGCAAGAATACCTCCATGAACATTAGGATGTAATGTTTTTACACGACCATCAAGCTGTAATGGATGAAGAGTATAAGAGACTATAATGTTAGAACAGGCCAACATGCCTGCCTTCTAAAAGATAGAATAAATTAGTGCACTTATCAATTATTGATTTAGTCATGTTCCAGTAATCCAGTTTTAAGTAACAGAGGAAAACATTAAATGGAACCAATCTCTAACGATGAAGGACAATAGGACTTACCATTTCAGGAAATTGGGTGAGTTCCTCCACCTTGGTAACAGCCACACCAGAACCTTCTAAAGATGATGCTGTTCCTCCCGTGGAAACAATGGTGAatcttcataaaaaataaataattacttattttagttttccaaaCGTAGGTATGCATTTGTATAAATTGAACCATTTGCACACAGTAAGGATGCAATGCAAGCTTCCGAAGATAGCCTGACTATCTACAAATAGATGTCCTATTATGCCAAGTTGCCAACATCAACTTTAGACTCCCAGTTGTCCGACACTTGCAACGAAACatataaattggaaaaaacCATCAAAACACCTCACCCCAATTCCTGCAGCCCAACGCCAAGCAAAGCTAAATCCTTCTTGTCTGACAGTGATATCAACGCTTGCTTCTTTCCTAAAATAGTAGATTGACATAAAATGCCAAAAAACACACTCATAAATCAGAAAGACacgagaaaatattttaacaaatagaTTACCAGAAAGTGCAGACTTGGGTTCTATCTTCAGAGTTGAAGCCGTTTCTGCCATCGCTTTAACACGAAGCGAATTCAAGTTATGCGAAGTGGCCGCAGACTACAGCAAAATTTCAACACAGAAACGTTACAACGAAATCCAAAGCTGCATAAATTAATCGTAAACGTGTACATATAACtaaaaaccaaataattaGGTACCAATTGGTGCGACGGAAAGACAGTGGCTGGATGAAAAGCAGAGGAGGTTCCGTAGGTGACACTTTGAAGGGGGTGGCCTGTGCTGACAATTGAGGAGGTGACAGCAGCGTTTGTAGAAACGGCAGAACTAGTGCCTAAACCCAGCATTTCTCGATGTTTATAATCTGGTTGCACTACGTAGCAGAGAACACTAATCACAAAACTTTAACCCTACAATTTCTCACTAACGTAAATTCACATTTACtctcaatttctcaaaaaCATACACAAAATCAGCAGTAAACGTCTCGTAAACCAAAAACCTAAATGAAGGTCGAGCTA
The genomic region above belongs to Salvia hispanica cultivar TCC Black 2014 chromosome 3, UniMelb_Shisp_WGS_1.0, whole genome shotgun sequence and contains:
- the LOC125210714 gene encoding beta-hexosaminidase 3-like, producing the protein MGMTRLEGIFLWHLVCVFAISANAVDISRLNIWPMPKFVSYGYGNLHLSDEFELRTDGSKFADASSILKDAFKRSLDLLRSTHELEFHASKIDPSLVLKGIHVVVSSPSDELQHGTDESYELHVPAKGNPLYAHIEAKTVYGALHGLETFSQVCHYNISSRGIQVHQVPWTIVDQPRFSYRGLLIDTSRHYLPVPVIKKVIDSMAYAKLNVLHWHIVDTQSFPLELPSYPKLWYGAYSVPERYTFADGEEIVSYAKRRGINVLAEIDVPGHAESWGVGYPELWPSKDCKQPLDVSNEFTFKLIDGILSDFNKIFKYKFVHLGGDEVNTSCWETTPHVRKWLQKNRMNGSEAYEYFVLRAQKIALSHGYDIINWEETFNSFGKKLSPKTVVHNWLGSGVAQNVVKAGLRCIVSNQDKWYLDHLDAFWQGVYSNEPLTNITDPKEQALVLGGEVCAWAEHIDASDIEQTIWPRAAAAAERLWTPYDKLAKDPEKIKSRLSYFRCLLNQRGVAAAPLDGYGREAPIEPGSCYLQ
- the LOC125210713 gene encoding bifunctional purine biosynthesis protein PurH isoform X2, with the protein product MAETASTLKIEPKSALSGKKQALISLSDKKDLALLGVGLQELGFTIVSTGGTASSLEGSGVAVTKVEELTQFPEMLDGRVKTLHPNVHGGILARRDQEHHMEALNNHGIGTFDVVVVNLYPFYDKVSASTGISFEDGIENIDIGGPAMIRAAAKNHQDVLVVVDSSDYPELLEYLKEGRDDEQFRRRLAWKAFQHVASYDSAVSEWLWKQTEGDKFPPSLTVPLSLKSSLRYGENPHQKAAFYVDKSLAEVNAGGIATSVQHHGKEMSYNNYLDADAAWNCVCEFSKPTCVVVKHTNPCGVASRDDIIEAYRLAVKADPVSAFGGIVAFNVEVDEALAKDIREFRSPTDGETRMFYEIVVAPKYTKKGLEVLRGKSKTLRILEASKNIKGKLSLRQVGGGWLAQDADDLTPEDINFNIVSEKAPLENELNDAKFAWLCVKHVKSNAIVIAKNNCMLGMGSGQPNRLESLRIATKKAGDEIKGAALASDAFFPFAWNDAVEEACKSGIGFIAEPGGSIRDADAIDCCNKYGVSLAFTNVRHFRH
- the LOC125210713 gene encoding bifunctional purine biosynthesis protein PurH isoform X1 encodes the protein MLGLGTSSAVSTNAAVTSSIVSTGHPLQSVTYGTSSAFHPATVFPSHQLSAATSHNLNSLRVKAMAETASTLKIEPKSALSGKKQALISLSDKKDLALLGVGLQELGFTIVSTGGTASSLEGSGVAVTKVEELTQFPEMLDGRVKTLHPNVHGGILARRDQEHHMEALNNHGIGTFDVVVVNLYPFYDKVSASTGISFEDGIENIDIGGPAMIRAAAKNHQDVLVVVDSSDYPELLEYLKEGRDDEQFRRRLAWKAFQHVASYDSAVSEWLWKQTEGDKFPPSLTVPLSLKSSLRYGENPHQKAAFYVDKSLAEVNAGGIATSVQHHGKEMSYNNYLDADAAWNCVCEFSKPTCVVVKHTNPCGVASRDDIIEAYRLAVKADPVSAFGGIVAFNVEVDEALAKDIREFRSPTDGETRMFYEIVVAPKYTKKGLEVLRGKSKTLRILEASKNIKGKLSLRQVGGGWLAQDADDLTPEDINFNIVSEKAPLENELNDAKFAWLCVKHVKSNAIVIAKNNCMLGMGSGQPNRLESLRIATKKAGDEIKGAALASDAFFPFAWNDAVEEACKSGIGFIAEPGGSIRDADAIDCCNKYGVSLAFTNVRHFRH